From the genome of Chloroflexota bacterium, one region includes:
- a CDS encoding HAMP domain-containing histidine kinase, with the protein MSAHSVSPLRDERKVAVWPITAMDRALLALRWAMLVLAVGLSFIDRSKQGVFVPSLPLAGILVIYNLAILLIGRLLPWLRQPFNVMALDGLMATLAIYLNGGYHSAFFVLYIFVLLNAAFRFSIVGSMLLANLVGFLYVAACLLNPAGLNAPQALDIFGTKLILLLLIAFISSLLLEQLRVEHQATARERALLEAQSSFISAISHELRTPLTCIKTSIELLQASKAHETDENECALLQTIADHTARLEKLVTDLLQMIRLEAGQLELTRQPTDLAVLLRRAAAALEPLQRSKGQSLELDLPEGLPRAWIDRERIEQVAANLLSNAIKFTPTGGHIRLTLRHIPNEKILAVTVSDNGPGIAPEERERLFTKFYTGRRASSGIGLGLYLAKQLVELHGGHITVESTPGQGSTFAFTIPLEVKKDETADRG; encoded by the coding sequence ATGTCTGCTCATTCTGTTTCCCCTCTAAGGGATGAGCGTAAAGTGGCGGTTTGGCCAATAACTGCGATGGATCGCGCGTTGCTGGCCCTACGCTGGGCGATGCTAGTATTAGCGGTGGGGCTATCGTTCATTGACCGTTCCAAACAAGGCGTGTTTGTCCCTTCTTTGCCCTTAGCCGGAATACTGGTAATCTATAACCTGGCTATTCTGCTTATTGGCCGCTTGCTGCCCTGGCTGAGACAGCCATTCAATGTAATGGCGCTGGATGGTCTAATGGCTACACTGGCTATATACCTTAATGGCGGCTACCATAGCGCCTTCTTTGTCCTCTACATCTTTGTTTTGCTGAACGCAGCGTTTCGTTTTAGCATAGTCGGCAGCATGTTGCTGGCGAACCTGGTCGGCTTCCTTTATGTTGCCGCGTGTCTGCTCAATCCTGCCGGATTGAATGCACCCCAGGCCCTGGATATTTTCGGCACCAAGCTCATCCTGCTTTTGCTGATTGCCTTTATCTCCTCGCTGCTATTAGAGCAACTGCGAGTCGAACACCAGGCTACTGCTCGAGAGCGAGCATTGTTAGAAGCACAATCCAGTTTCATTTCTGCCATATCGCATGAACTGCGCACGCCGTTGACCTGCATCAAGACCTCGATTGAATTGCTTCAGGCCAGCAAAGCGCACGAAACCGATGAGAATGAGTGTGCGCTCCTACAGACGATTGCCGATCATACCGCACGGTTGGAAAAACTGGTGACGGATTTACTGCAGATGATACGCCTAGAAGCGGGGCAATTGGAGCTCACCCGTCAGCCAACCGATCTGGCAGTATTGTTACGCCGAGCGGCAGCAGCGCTGGAACCACTGCAAAGGAGCAAAGGGCAATCTCTGGAGCTGGACCTGCCTGAAGGGCTGCCTCGCGCTTGGATAGACCGGGAGCGAATCGAGCAGGTAGCTGCTAATTTGCTTTCTAATGCGATCAAATTCACACCCACTGGCGGACACATTCGCTTGACGTTACGGCACATTCCTAATGAAAAGATACTGGCCGTGACAGTAAGCGACAACGGGCCTGGCATCGCACCTGAGGAGCGAGAGCGCTTGTTTACCAAGTTTTACACAGGGCGGAGGGCATCCTCTGGCATCGGGCTAGGTCTCTATCTCGCCAAGCAATTGGTTGAGCTGCACGGAGGGCATATTACTGTGGAGAGCACGCCTGGACAAGGCAGCACGTTCGCCTTTACCATTCCTTTGGAGGTTAAGAAGGATGAAACTGCTGATCGTGGATGA